In the genome of Verrucomicrobiia bacterium, one region contains:
- a CDS encoding lamin tail domain-containing protein, which yields MFVPIQGHGQSLTSGLVSQWVGDDYVSGNNWTDRIKGTVAAADGSPAPLAVANAFGTHRGVTRSSGTTGNGGFSIPATNAPTGLFNYTIAVTFEASAAGPTTSSAYYNSQIIFGYDISGTGQPDWGISWGGSGVRIGEGIYAGIGRSSGDSGLQSSSSPLALNTCHTAVMQVNGVAGTMTLYVDGIQTGQFTSLTIIAPTNSNGTKMIPLISTVNAAIGNAFPGSLAEVRVYNNATVDGVALCNYLQNLYQGIAPISLAANPAIVAAGGTVNVQVSIPAVASQSGPFTVTLTSDETSVVASTNVVFATGVTNTTIALPVIGVGTANITGTGMGVPTSSSLAISGLPTATLVPVAWFRADRITGVSSGAALASWTDVSGNGYNATQATTAQDPSYVTNAMNGSPVVRFNSANSTHLAFTRPVQDDYTIICAFQSTQGLSSGTLFYQGAGLVNGEVGGVVDDFGTCLFADGSICAGTGNPDVAVTSGGGYNDGKPHVMTFTRQRSSGIGSLYVDGVLIGTSAGNSDSLTAPAQLVLGAQQTLGNFLSGDIGEVQIYNTVLTATNRQSAETTLFQKYNIPPPVPTGLFLQVQNGELVLNWTASSGTTAYHVKRSTTLGNYAIIATNTTTSFTDTTASPTNTYYYVVSAISGTGESADSTPVSTDSIQSTSEPLGPSSRTTPIAISEIMYKPAPRTDGKNLEYIEIYNSNPWYHDIGGYTLTCADMSYQFPVGTTIGSNSFMVVAAAPADITSVYGITNVMGPYTGSLKKTETLQLIDEHGAILLTVPYSNTAPWPIGTDGTGHSLVLSSPTYGEGDPRAWGASVLAGGSPGTVERLSANLFGRVVINEVLAHSENLSIPRYIELYNHSGQSNDISGCIVTDDTQSNKCVLPAGTALAAGGFMTLNETQLGFQLNGASGTLYFMSSDGSRLLDAVQYTATSDGVSYGRWPDGANDFYNLSARTPGTNNGNILIGDIVINELMYDPISGNDDDQYIELYNKGVSAINLTGWQFTSGITFTFPAVTIAPNGYLVVARNLTNLFARYTNLTSDNTVGNYSGKLSHSGELLVLSMPQTLNGNTAILVPEDQVTYGTGGRWGEWAHAGGSSLELIDPHANHRLAANWADSDETQKSSWTNIENTAVLDNGFNYSSSIGYAQVATLDVGECLIDNVEVDDTNGVNYVSTPDFENGLGNWNLQGDHIRSSLENSGYQSSHSLHIRNSDRYYNGDNSCQVSLNANSLAGGQRATLRFKARWLRGWPEAILRLNGGWLEATGPLPVPTNLGTPGVANSHAVTNAGPAIYNVTHFPPVPAPNQPAVVTAYVHDPDGIKNLVLNYRIDPSPTYTSVAMNDAGTNGDAVAGDGVFSATIPGQAANTMVAFYISATDSNTTASRFPALLADNSPTRECLVMFGDGNPGGSFSVYHLWLTQANLTRWANLGNLSNEGIDATMVNGTRVIYNAQAHFAGSPVHQYYDTANGTLCSYKWIFNDDDKFLGATSFNKIHYPGNTANDPTIQREQLANTFLRALGVPWLNRRYVAVYVNGTRRGALMEDAQTPDGDMVDEYYPNDADGYLYKVARYFEFAPFASGYAQPDALEAEAMLVPYTTTGGAKKLARYRWNFENRRTADSVNDDTNLFSLVDAANNPNSPNYVHNLENLADMENWMRVFAANHAAGNWDCFGSQSGQNLYAYVGAATQKWSLMMFDFNIGLGIDGSFPPGQDLFVHLADSGLSAMYSEPTFVRMYWRALGELVTNGPLNLANSIPLLNAKYAAFTANGLDVEDPNLNLIPFMDQAAPNVAAQVAAANATNFSANPNITVTNNVAYITGQAPFNVDYIWINGVPYPLKWTTVSNFLISVPLQKGINQFNLTGIGRNGLPIAGDTNSVSIVYNTTNISPVGQIVINEIMYDPTITGAQYIELYNNSTNTAFDLSGWNIPALSYIFPSGSIIGPTNYLVLGATFADFAGAYGATVPVFDTFTGTLPSSGTLALTTSNNLTVTEVKYENRLPWPTNAEGTGASLQLIDSHQDNWRAGNWAAISTNPNTPPTPQWTFFSATGTSSSSLIYIYLQSAGDVYIDDINLVAGSTPAVGPNLLPDGNFESGFPGPFTVSPNLSGSALSTSIKHSGNASLHLVSTAPGSTQSSAIYQTISPALTANATYTISFWYLQNTNGGPLTVRLSGSGIVATVNPAPPTGSQISATPAAANSVTVSLVPFPTLWINELEADNLTGITNRAGQHVPWLEIYNPGTNSVSLNGLYLANNYTNLLQWAFPTNAVISAGQFQIIFADAQTNLATSNELHANCSLTSGSGSLALTRLLNGQSQVLDYVDYQNINPNDSYGSLPDGQSFNRQEFFQPTPGAANNGTATPPPSFINYTTAGSTYLQNFDSLPDPGTASVNTANPVTINGVTYSLANPYDFAFPVVASSGTGGLGISALAGWYGSGMLSSKFGATDGDQTTGGQLSFGPNSSGSGRALGLLATSTTGGTAFGARFINDTGLTLSRVNIQTTSEVWRQSNVGKTLQCYYYVDLTGTNKFPDTMTGLLTNLNVAIPTVASDSGGVPVDGTLPANQTPLSALNQPITDWPPGAALWLVWQMTDTTSRGQGLAIDNFSFSANVPPPPVPLGVEVSGTNLVLNFPAALGQNYQLEYTDDLTSTNWLPVGTPVTGAGQNLSLTNGIGNGTHRFYRLRFVN from the coding sequence TTGTTTGTTCCAATTCAAGGTCATGGGCAAAGTCTCACGAGCGGCCTGGTCAGTCAATGGGTGGGTGACGATTATGTATCAGGCAATAACTGGACGGACCGAATCAAGGGAACGGTCGCGGCGGCGGACGGATCACCGGCGCCCCTCGCGGTGGCGAATGCCTTCGGGACGCATCGCGGAGTTACGCGCAGTTCCGGCACGACTGGCAACGGCGGATTCAGCATTCCGGCGACCAATGCGCCCACTGGACTTTTTAATTATACCATCGCGGTGACCTTTGAAGCGTCGGCAGCGGGGCCAACCACCAGCAGCGCGTATTACAATTCGCAAATTATTTTCGGTTACGACATCAGTGGCACGGGACAACCGGATTGGGGAATTTCCTGGGGCGGCAGCGGCGTTCGCATCGGCGAGGGAATCTACGCGGGCATCGGTCGCTCTAGTGGCGATTCAGGGTTGCAATCCAGTTCTTCGCCACTGGCTTTGAACACGTGCCATACGGCGGTGATGCAGGTCAACGGCGTTGCCGGGACGATGACTTTATATGTGGATGGAATTCAAACCGGCCAATTTACCAGTCTCACCATCATCGCGCCTACGAACAGTAATGGAACAAAAATGATTCCCCTTATCAGCACTGTGAACGCTGCGATTGGTAATGCGTTTCCGGGCTCGCTGGCCGAAGTGCGGGTTTATAACAACGCGACCGTTGATGGAGTCGCCTTGTGCAATTATCTGCAAAATCTTTATCAAGGGATTGCGCCGATCAGTTTGGCGGCGAACCCGGCGATTGTTGCCGCCGGCGGCACGGTCAATGTGCAGGTGTCCATTCCCGCAGTGGCCAGCCAGAGCGGACCGTTCACTGTTACGTTGACCTCGGACGAAACTTCCGTGGTGGCGAGTACGAATGTTGTCTTCGCAACCGGAGTTACTAATACAACTATTGCACTGCCCGTTATTGGCGTGGGCACGGCGAATATTACGGGCACGGGCATGGGAGTTCCTACGTCTTCTTCACTGGCGATCAGCGGATTGCCGACGGCTACGCTGGTTCCGGTGGCGTGGTTCCGGGCGGATAGGATCACGGGCGTCTCAAGCGGGGCTGCGCTCGCTTCGTGGACCGACGTCAGCGGCAATGGTTACAACGCGACGCAGGCGACGACGGCGCAAGATCCGAGTTATGTGACCAATGCCATGAACGGCTCGCCTGTCGTACGCTTCAATTCCGCGAACAGCACGCATCTCGCCTTCACGCGTCCGGTGCAGGATGACTACACGATCATTTGCGCTTTTCAGAGCACGCAGGGGCTCAGTTCCGGCACGCTGTTTTACCAAGGCGCGGGCTTGGTGAACGGCGAGGTCGGCGGGGTGGTGGATGATTTTGGCACGTGTCTCTTTGCGGATGGTTCCATCTGCGCGGGCACGGGCAATCCCGATGTGGCTGTGACGTCGGGCGGCGGATACAACGACGGCAAGCCGCATGTCATGACTTTCACGAGGCAACGCTCATCGGGCATTGGATCGCTTTATGTGGATGGAGTTTTGATCGGCACTTCGGCGGGCAATTCTGATTCTTTGACGGCGCCGGCGCAACTCGTCCTGGGCGCGCAGCAGACGCTGGGTAATTTTTTGTCGGGTGACATCGGCGAAGTCCAAATTTATAACACCGTTTTGACGGCGACTAACCGCCAGTCCGCAGAGACCACGCTGTTTCAAAAATATAATATTCCGCCGCCGGTTCCGACGGGACTTTTTCTCCAGGTGCAGAATGGTGAACTGGTGTTGAATTGGACGGCTTCGAGCGGCACGACGGCTTATCATGTCAAACGCTCCACGACTCTCGGTAATTACGCTATCATTGCGACCAATACCACGACCTCTTTCACTGATACCACAGCTTCGCCGACGAATACTTATTATTACGTCGTGTCCGCAATTAGTGGTACGGGCGAAAGCGCGGATTCAACTCCGGTTAGCACCGATTCCATCCAGAGCACGAGCGAACCGCTTGGACCTTCGAGTCGCACGACGCCGATTGCGATTTCGGAAATCATGTACAAACCCGCGCCGCGCACGGACGGGAAAAATCTCGAATACATCGAAATCTATAATTCGAATCCGTGGTATCACGACATCGGCGGCTACACCCTCACCTGCGCGGATATGAGTTATCAATTTCCGGTGGGCACTACGATCGGTTCCAATAGTTTCATGGTCGTTGCCGCCGCGCCGGCGGACATCACGAGCGTGTATGGCATCACGAATGTGATGGGGCCGTACACGGGCAGTTTGAAGAAAACCGAAACGCTTCAACTGATTGACGAACACGGGGCGATTTTATTGACCGTGCCGTATTCAAATACCGCGCCGTGGCCCATCGGCACGGACGGAACGGGGCATTCGCTGGTGCTTTCAAGTCCCACTTATGGCGAAGGCGATCCACGCGCCTGGGGTGCAAGCGTGCTCGCGGGCGGTTCACCGGGAACGGTGGAAAGACTTTCGGCAAATCTGTTTGGGCGGGTCGTGATCAATGAAGTTCTGGCTCATTCGGAGAATCTCAGCATTCCCCGATATATCGAACTTTACAATCACAGCGGGCAAAGCAACGACATCTCCGGTTGCATTGTCACGGACGATACTCAATCGAACAAATGCGTTTTACCGGCAGGCACGGCATTGGCCGCCGGAGGTTTCATGACATTGAACGAAACTCAACTTGGCTTTCAGTTAAATGGCGCGAGCGGCACACTTTATTTTATGAGTTCGGATGGCAGCCGATTGCTGGATGCAGTTCAATATACGGCCACGTCCGATGGCGTCTCTTATGGCCGCTGGCCGGATGGCGCGAATGATTTTTATAATTTGTCGGCGCGCACTCCCGGCACGAATAATGGTAATATTTTGATCGGTGACATCGTCATTAACGAATTGATGTACGACCCGATCAGCGGCAACGACGATGATCAATACATCGAACTCTATAATAAAGGTGTCAGCGCGATTAATTTGACCGGCTGGCAATTCACTTCCGGCATCACGTTTACATTTCCGGCAGTCACAATCGCTCCGAATGGGTATCTCGTCGTGGCACGCAACTTGACGAACTTGTTTGCCAGATATACGAACCTTACATCAGACAACACTGTCGGCAATTACTCCGGCAAACTTTCTCACAGCGGTGAGTTACTCGTTCTTTCGATGCCGCAAACGCTCAATGGCAACACGGCCATTCTTGTGCCCGAAGATCAAGTCACCTACGGCACCGGCGGTCGCTGGGGCGAATGGGCACACGCGGGCGGCAGCAGTCTCGAGTTGATTGATCCGCATGCGAACCATCGGCTGGCGGCTAATTGGGCGGACAGTGATGAAACGCAAAAATCTTCGTGGACGAATATCGAAAACACCGCCGTGCTCGATAACGGATTTAATTACAGTTCATCCATCGGCTATGCGCAGGTTGCGACGCTGGATGTGGGCGAGTGCCTGATTGACAATGTGGAAGTGGACGATACGAACGGGGTTAATTATGTGTCCACGCCGGACTTTGAAAACGGCCTGGGAAATTGGAATCTGCAAGGCGATCACATCCGGTCGAGTTTGGAAAATTCTGGCTACCAGAGCAGTCACTCGCTGCACATCCGCAATAGTGACCGCTATTACAATGGCGACAATTCCTGCCAGGTTTCCCTGAATGCGAATTCGCTGGCGGGCGGGCAAAGAGCGACGCTGCGGTTCAAGGCGCGCTGGCTTCGCGGCTGGCCGGAAGCAATTTTGCGGCTCAACGGCGGCTGGCTCGAAGCAACCGGTCCCCTGCCCGTTCCGACCAATCTCGGCACGCCTGGCGTGGCCAACAGCCACGCAGTCACCAACGCCGGTCCGGCAATTTATAATGTGACTCATTTTCCGCCGGTGCCGGCGCCCAATCAGCCCGCGGTTGTGACCGCATACGTGCATGACCCCGACGGAATAAAAAATCTCGTGCTCAATTATCGAATTGATCCATCGCCAACTTACACTTCTGTGGCGATGAATGACGCCGGGACCAACGGCGATGCCGTGGCCGGTGATGGAGTTTTCAGCGCGACGATTCCCGGGCAAGCGGCCAATACGATGGTCGCATTTTATATTTCCGCCACGGACAGCAACACCACCGCGAGCCGCTTTCCCGCTTTGCTTGCGGATAATTCGCCCACGCGCGAATGTCTGGTGATGTTCGGCGACGGCAATCCCGGCGGGAGTTTCAGCGTTTATCATTTGTGGCTTACGCAAGCCAATCTCACCCGCTGGGCCAATCTCGGCAATTTGAGCAACGAAGGCATTGACGCCACGATGGTCAACGGAACGCGGGTCATCTACAACGCCCAGGCCCATTTCGCCGGCAGCCCGGTTCATCAATATTACGACACCGCCAATGGTACGTTGTGCAGTTACAAATGGATTTTCAACGACGACGATAAATTTCTCGGCGCGACGTCGTTCAACAAAATCCATTATCCCGGCAACACCGCCAACGATCCCACGATTCAGCGCGAGCAACTCGCCAATACATTTTTGCGCGCGCTCGGAGTGCCGTGGTTGAATCGCCGTTACGTCGCCGTCTATGTGAACGGCACGCGCCGCGGCGCTTTGATGGAGGATGCCCAAACTCCCGATGGCGATATGGTGGACGAATATTATCCGAATGATGCCGACGGGTATCTTTACAAGGTCGCGCGCTATTTTGAATTCGCGCCGTTCGCCTCGGGATATGCGCAGCCCGACGCATTGGAAGCGGAGGCGATGCTCGTGCCTTACACGACGACCGGCGGCGCTAAAAAACTGGCGCGCTACCGTTGGAACTTTGAAAACCGGCGCACGGCTGATTCGGTGAACGACGATACAAATTTATTTTCACTCGTTGACGCCGCCAACAACCCGAACTCGCCGAACTATGTGCACAATCTGGAAAACCTGGCGGACATGGAAAATTGGATGCGCGTTTTCGCCGCCAATCATGCCGCTGGCAACTGGGATTGTTTTGGATCGCAGAGCGGACAGAATCTGTACGCGTACGTCGGCGCGGCCACCCAGAAATGGTCGCTGATGATGTTTGATTTCAATATCGGTCTGGGCATTGATGGCAGTTTTCCGCCCGGCCAGGATCTGTTCGTGCATCTGGCGGACAGTGGACTTTCCGCCATGTATTCGGAGCCGACTTTTGTGCGCATGTATTGGCGGGCGTTGGGCGAACTCGTGACCAACGGGCCGCTGAATCTTGCCAATAGCATTCCGCTTCTCAACGCCAAGTATGCCGCGTTCACCGCGAACGGCCTGGATGTCGAAGACCCTAACCTAAACCTTATTCCGTTCATGGATCAGGCGGCTCCGAATGTTGCTGCGCAGGTCGCAGCGGCGAACGCCACGAACTTCTCAGCCAATCCCAATATCACGGTAACCAACAATGTGGCTTACATCACCGGCCAGGCGCCGTTCAATGTGGATTATATTTGGATCAATGGCGTTCCCTACCCATTGAAGTGGACGACGGTCAGCAACTTTCTCATCAGCGTGCCGCTGCAAAAAGGCATCAATCAATTTAATCTGACCGGCATTGGACGGAACGGCTTGCCGATCGCCGGAGACACGAACTCCGTCAGCATTGTTTATAACACGACTAACATTTCACCGGTTGGTCAAATCGTGATCAATGAAATCATGTACGACCCGACCATCACCGGCGCTCAATATATTGAGTTATATAATAACTCGACGAATACCGCGTTTGATTTATCCGGTTGGAATATTCCGGCGTTGTCTTACATATTTCCAAGCGGTTCGATCATCGGTCCCACCAATTATCTCGTCCTTGGAGCCACTTTCGCGGACTTCGCGGGCGCTTACGGCGCGACCGTGCCGGTGTTCGATACCTTTACCGGAACTTTGCCGAGCAGTGGAACGCTGGCTCTGACTACTTCAAACAATTTGACAGTGACTGAAGTTAAATATGAAAACCGACTGCCGTGGCCAACCAATGCCGAAGGCACTGGCGCGTCACTGCAACTGATTGATTCGCATCAGGACAACTGGCGCGCCGGTAATTGGGCGGCGATTTCCACCAACCCGAACACCCCGCCAACTCCGCAATGGACATTTTTCTCGGCCACGGGAACGTCATCCTCATCGCTCATTTATATTTATCTTCAATCCGCCGGTGACGTTTACATTGACGATATCAATCTGGTGGCAGGCAGCACGCCGGCTGTGGGGCCAAACTTGCTGCCGGATGGCAATTTTGAATCCGGCTTTCCGGGGCCGTTTACGGTTTCGCCAAACTTATCGGGCTCGGCGTTGAGCACATCCATCAAGCATTCCGGCAACGCGAGTTTGCATCTCGTTTCCACCGCGCCCGGCAGCACGCAGTCCTCAGCCATTTATCAAACTATCTCTCCGGCCCTGACCGCCAACGCAACTTATACGATCAGTTTTTGGTATTTGCAAAACACCAACGGTGGCCCGCTCACAGTGCGTCTTTCCGGTTCCGGAATCGTTGCGACCGTCAATCCCGCGCCGCCGACGGGTTCGCAGATTTCAGCCACGCCTGCCGCCGCGAACAGCGTGACCGTATCGCTCGTTCCCTTCCCCACCCTGTGGATCAACGAACTTGAAGCGGACAACTTAACGGGAATCACCAATCGCGCGGGCCAGCATGTTCCGTGGCTGGAAATTTATAATCCCGGCACAAATTCCGTTTCGCTGAATGGCCTCTATCTCGCGAACAATTACACGAATCTTTTGCAATGGGCTTTCCCGACGAACGCCGTTATCAGCGCCGGCCAATTTCAAATTATTTTTGCCGACGCACAGACAAACCTTGCGACCTCGAATGAATTGCACGCAAATTGTTCGCTCACGAGCGGCTCCGGTTCTCTGGCGCTGACCAGATTGTTGAATGGGCAATCGCAGGTGCTTGACTATGTGGATTATCAGAACATTAATCCGAATGACTCTTACGGTTCACTTCCCGATGGCCAGAGTTTCAATCGCCAGGAATTCTTCCAGCCCACGCCGGGCGCGGCGAACAACGGCACGGCCACGCCGCCGCCATCGTTCATCAATTACACGACCGCTGGTTCGACGTATCTGCAAAATTTCGATTCGTTGCCCGATCCGGGAACGGCTTCGGTGAACACCGCAAATCCTGTGACGATCAATGGCGTGACTTATTCGCTGGCGAATCCGTACGATTTCGCTTTCCCGGTGGTTGCCAGCAGCGGCACGGGCGGATTGGGCATCAGCGCGCTCGCGGGTTGGTATGGTTCGGGAATGCTCTCTTCAAAATTTGGCGCGACGGATGGTGATCAAACCACCGGCGGCCAGTTGAGTTTCGGCCCTAACAGCAGCGGCTCTGGAAGAGCTTTGGGCTTGCTGGCCACCAGCACCACGGGCGGGACGGCTTTTGGCGCGCGCTTCATTAACGACACGGGCCTGACTCTGAGCCGCGTGAATATTCAGACGACAAGCGAAGTATGGCGTCAATCCAACGTCGGCAAGACCCTTCAGTGTTATTATTACGTTGATCTCACCGGAACAAATAAATTTCCAGACACGATGACGGGATTGCTGACCAATCTAAATGTCGCCATTCCCACGGTCGCGAGCGATTCGGGCGGCGTGCCAGTTGATGGAACTTTGCCGGCCAATCAGACGCCACTGAGCGCGTTGAATCAGCCGATCACTGACTGGCCGCCCGGCGCGGCGCTTTGGCTCGTGTGGCAAATGACCGACACCACTTCAAGGGGGCAAGGACTGGCGATAGACAACTTTAGTTTCTCGGCAAATGTCCCACCTCCACCCGTGCCACTTGGTGTTGAGGTTTCAGGAACCAATCTAGTCCTCAATTTTCCTGCTGCGCTCGGCCAGAATTATCAACTGGAATACACCGACGACCTGACTTCAACGAATTGGCTGCCCGTGGGAACTCCAGTCACGGGCGCGGGACAAAATCTTTCATTGACCAACGGGATTGGAAACGGCACTCACCGTTTCTATCGCCTGCGATTCGTAAACTAA
- a CDS encoding glycoside hydrolase family 43 protein: MTITNQPTLKAKQLSAVALVCCAVLFGSGVYSHAQPLSPRTFTNPVLPTGPDPWVAQKDGFYYYMNTTGNNLTVWKTRSIPDLVHARKKVVWTPPASGPYSKDIWAPEIHFLDGKWYIYFAADSLDNHSHRVWILENPSRDPLQGSWTMKGKLADASDKWAIDASVFENQGKLYAIWSGWEDDTNGTQNIYIAAMKNPWTIEGPRTKVSTPTYPWETVGDVEGHNPNDPPHINVNEGPEMLQHGDKLFLIYSASACWTENYCLGMLTASADANLLDAGSWKKSSQPVFSQKPEAQAYATGHCGFFKSPDGTEDWIIFHANPSPGKGCGSFRQPRAQKINWNADGTPDFGEPLPLETRIRRPSGDTETRRN; this comes from the coding sequence ATGACCATAACCAACCAGCCCACGCTGAAGGCAAAACAATTATCGGCAGTGGCGCTCGTCTGCTGCGCAGTTCTGTTTGGCAGCGGAGTTTACTCCCATGCCCAACCTCTCTCCCCGCGCACCTTCACCAATCCGGTGCTGCCAACCGGCCCCGACCCGTGGGTGGCGCAAAAGGATGGCTTCTATTATTACATGAACACCACCGGCAATAACTTGACGGTGTGGAAAACGCGCAGCATTCCCGACCTTGTGCACGCACGAAAAAAAGTAGTGTGGACGCCTCCCGCGAGTGGCCCGTATTCAAAAGATATTTGGGCGCCGGAGATCCATTTCCTCGACGGCAAATGGTATATTTATTTTGCCGCCGACTCGCTCGACAACCACAGCCATCGCGTCTGGATACTGGAAAATCCATCGCGCGATCCCTTGCAGGGCTCGTGGACGATGAAAGGCAAATTGGCCGACGCCTCGGACAAATGGGCAATTGATGCTTCCGTGTTTGAGAACCAGGGCAAGCTCTACGCCATTTGGTCGGGCTGGGAGGACGATACGAACGGCACGCAAAATATTTACATCGCCGCGATGAAGAATCCGTGGACGATCGAAGGGCCGCGCACAAAAGTTTCCACGCCCACTTATCCCTGGGAAACCGTCGGCGACGTGGAAGGCCACAATCCCAACGATCCTCCGCACATCAATGTCAATGAAGGCCCCGAAATGCTTCAGCACGGCGATAAATTATTTCTCATCTATTCCGCCAGCGCGTGTTGGACGGAAAATTATTGCCTTGGGATGTTGACCGCCTCCGCGGACGCCAATTTGCTGGACGCTGGGTCGTGGAAGAAATCTTCGCAGCCGGTATTTTCGCAGAAGCCGGAAGCGCAAGCGTATGCGACGGGGCATTGCGGATTCTTTAAATCACCCGATGGCACGGAAGACTGGATTATTTTTCACGCCAACCCGAGCCCCGGAAAAGGCTGCGGTTCATTTCGCCAACCTCGCGCGCAAAAAATAAATTGGAATGCCGATGGCACGCCGGATTTCGGCGAACCGCTTCCGTTGGAAACCAGAATTCGCCGGCCTTCGGGTGACACTGAGACACGCCGGAATTAG